The Rhopalosiphum maidis isolate BTI-1 chromosome 4, ASM367621v3, whole genome shotgun sequence region AATCGGgacaaatatattgatttataataaatataaatatcttctattactacaaaatacctattgagtcaataaatcaattgataatattgtattcataaaatatattatctatacaataattttatttacaaaataatattttgtacatagatttatcaaacatatttCAAACAACGTTAACGGCCAACTGACGATTTCATCAAAACAATGCAGCtgtcaaaaaaaatactaaccgAACAAGAGCGAAGTTTCAATATTGACAAGAGATGGTATAATACAACTTGTACTTGTATTGTACCACTTACAAAACGGTAGGGCGCAGATAAAGCGAAGCTCGACAACAAACGAATCATGAAAATCCTTAATAAGAGTATGAGGACTGTGgttatttaacatttcaaattatatttaaaaactgataagcatttaaaacttattttatcaaaattaaatttatctcaaccttatttatttatgaatttaaatataattttgtattatatgtgcCTACCTATTCGTGAtggtttcataaaataaatattaatttgatatacctattactaGAGTTTGCTCATAAACTATAGTCTATGTATAGAGTAGGTATTTGGTATGCTTATTGTAGATTACAGTATAattagtgtatatattataatattgcatgtatatatatatatatttgttaatttttattattataatgtgataaaaataaaaatatgaagtaaatatgaattttgtaattttattgtaataaaattaaagccTTATCCACCATgacttcaaatataattattattttaaataaccattttttttttaattataatacgttaaataattttcatattcaacaccattatattacctatacaaattGAGAATTCATGCCTTATTTCCacacgaaaaaatatttagtgggaccaatatatatatttttaagaataattaagaACATAACACTCAcgaaacttttatatttattagttataagtaaaagtgtttattatttttatcctatttatatttgttataaagaaTTTTTGGACGCAATTCTttctaataacataaatacataatacataaatacaatttacatatacaatacacgcgaactataaaatattgaacttaCAGGTTGTAATAGGTTCCATTCTAGAGGTTCAAATGGTTCGATTTGCAAAGTTCAACACTAGATTTAACTatctaaacttattattttctgttcaTGTTAGAGACTATTAAAACTAGTttagttgaataataaatcacaTTTTCAGCTATACTCCTGTACctacttattgtattaaaattcttaaaaaaaataataattgaatggaTGGTTAAAGTGActgatatataaacaaataagcaAAACATAATGTGTTAAAGCATTCGTATATGTATTGAGTAAACTGTGTAACGTGTTAACGTGTATAcaagtaaattataagttattgtattttgaaacCCGAAATTAAAGATAGGTactaattacttaatatatctactgatatctatatttaatggtaaaaattaaattagcttatcaatgtttttttcctACCTTTATGAAATTTGTAGTCTACTTAccattgaaattcaaaaatattttaattgcttatataatttatatacattttattgcataataaatattcctaGAAAAAGTCTTAGTATAAAACAGTTGGatcattaaaagttaatttaattaatttacagaaaataatgttaaaaaaatatgaaaacccCGTTCCAGATGAATAAATTCGAAGtttcaataaatcatattatcaaaGGTTAAATTAGAAATGTTGGATGGTTTTGATGATTTTCCGTTACCCAGCccaggtaatattttaatattttatagtgaaactttacattgtattaatgtaatatttttatccttattaatttataatactatattattgttatctattGAGTGACtattttccaaataataaaaatatgtaattctgTCAACAATACGTTTAGATGATAATGTCAGggaaactttaataataaaaaaaaacttatagtgAAAATTATCAGATAGCTttgaatagtttatataatagtaaatagaaaaatgaacGTCATGCATATTTGTAAATGTTACGTAAATGGTGGCATgggtatgtaaaattattgattaacttATACTACGTGTATACACGATTGGTTttgtcatattaatttaagattaactgatagaaatatttatttattttttcatgtaaattttACACATATTTACACCAATTTCTAatgaataaagttaataagcataataagtataaactaaTATCTAAAGGtaatgatttatgaataatgagtatttattacattttatactaaataatgttaagcgaggtaataatatattatggattgCATatgagaattaaaattaagagttttttttgtcataatttatcatcatCATATGAAAACAGCTATAggcaataaactaataataatacatctgttataaaatttaaataccagctgaatgtataaataatataatatgacacatattcttatattttaaattatctactcaATTAAGTGTATGAAAACACGGTACAtgctatgtaaaattatacacagttttcaaatattaaattagatttcCTATTGTATTCAACTGTTAagcttaaatttataatattttcagtaattgattaaaattataactaataattaatacttgttTGTACTGTTTAATGAGCATTATGTTGTAGTTGCATGATTATaacatttcacattttttacctacttattcacaatttacatttaaacttaatattacttattggtAAGCATTGAGTAATTAATAAcaagtcataactcataactagtaatgataaatatttaatctaaccTTAGGAGTAATGATCATTATTCGTttcttatatttgatatttatttattttcggagacaaatattatgttgtacaaaTCACATCAATATCAAATAGTGAATTAAACAAACAGTACGAAATTTATTCACAAATcacaatcattaataaatccactgaataataataaaaacaatcttGGGATTATAGACATTAAGTGTTGTGAATTatgaaataactattttatgtatatgttttcataaaatcaCATAGAAGATACCAATAagctacttttaaaattttaaatttaaatattaaatttttaaattattaaaaatagtatcagttatatacgtgtatcaaatttatttttgtagattaTAGGCATGTATCTAAATCATTGCATAATTATTTCTCATCGTATGAACACCTAGTTTTCTTAAAGTGGTTTATGGACAACGGACATGCACTAATCAcatttagaatgtaaaatgtattgttcagTACACACTTATTTATGTCTTTAACTTAACGCATGTATACGAACGtatctaattataaactaatgagCTTCTGGAAACGATGCATGAGACTACCTTCCGCTATATGCGCGCGTTATGCAATCGCGATctctaaacataataatatacaaattaaagatggtaacattaatatattatgaggtTGTGTGCGgtttataggtaattatatttatatatttataaatataaaaaaaattaactaaaatgctGCAGAAGTCGATCAAAAATTacttctgaaaataaaaacgaaccGTTGTACGTCTTGTACGTCACATTAATGATCCGCAcaagcaataattattataaatttataatcgatGTCACCTAAGAGGACCGGGTACGCGCTTCACCCGATTCCTCCGACGAGACTTGCCCAAACAGTTGTTGTTTTTCAGTTGACCGTTGACCATGCTCATACGGCAATCATAAGACAACGACGTCGGTTTACTGTGACTATGTACGTTTACGTTTCCGGTCAATACCAACGACTTGACAGGTGTCTGTTTCACGCCATTTTTGTCTTCGAACACCCTGGAAATTCTCGAATAGCTCCACGGTTGTGTGTATGCAGGTACCGCACGCCATTCGTGCAATATGTTATCGTCAAACGATTCGACTAGAAACTCGTCAGTATCATCGTTGAacctatattgaaaaaaaaaattaaatataaatttacatgaGCGCCCTTTAGAATCTAAGGATTAGATCATGTGTATTATGATCCGTAGATTCTAACGAGGAaagaattacataaattaccgTAGCCAGAGAAACCAATCCATATAGACGtgaagcattttatttttacaaaaatacacataaacgGTAGTCtgtaatacaacatattatatttacagaaaaatattttaaataaattaaatatatatacattttattgattataatttataaataataaatactataatagttcaTATAATTTGTCTATTGATACGtaagaataattttgttagtccttgaaacattttaaggtttgttagttattatataaattctactaaaataaaaaaatgtgattcatttaaatacataattgtgtcaaggttaaataattttgtgcaAATATGCATGTAATCGTGTACCAATTTTTCACAGTAATCACAAATTAAAGTGTAAAACTACGTCagctaatatataaatcaaatactacatttttagtattttaaataaatataaaagcaaGCATCCCTTTTACCGTGTTTACTtcttttaattactaaatactaagCGATCTTTTGTGGGGTCAAGATTTTGTACATTAGATTGCAATTTTAAATCGACATTTGCCGACCTCTTATCGCATCCAGTGCGTTTTATCAAATCATCAACTCGACCAACCAGCACCCTGTATTTGACCGATTTACGGTTCGTAACCATAGTTGTAAAATGATTCTGAAGTTGGCATGACACTGCCCACACTTTGTCATCTACAATTTTCATACCACTGGGGAATTGAAAATCTTCGTcactctaaaaaataattaatgtatacgaTTATAAATTTGCATTTTACACTTTATGCTCAACAAATTCGaaacttatttttcaaattattatttagttttatttaatatgcaaaCAAGATTTtagtcttattaaaaaaaagtaattaaatgcTTAGCCCCTGTTGACTTTAcagtttcattaaattaagtattatcaaATGTACtactagtatttttaaatcgtgaGTGAAGAGACAGGAGAAAATAGTctgtaaaatttacaattattcgcTATTTTCCAGATTTGTTTAGATACAATTTTTGACATAGAAATAAatcaagaattttttttttattagaaacttaaaaattaataggttaagaaatggaatattaaatctatacaAGAATGccctatatttaatttaatgagttattattaaaatgataaatattttgggtTAATATATGATGTAAAACGTAACTAATATCTATCTTCGGAGGGGGCCGTGTTTCCTAAATCTGTCGTTAACCTGAGGTTTAAATTTTGGTGTCCTCCGCAAAACTAAAGTTTCAACCTTAATAATTTGTCAGTAATCAATGATGATCCATAAATTCATTCGTCTATATAAGACGAATATAACGTCACTATATAAGTGACcctatcaattttaatatcagaATCTTTTACAAAGCTTAActcatataatcatatttaaaccgttatgtttacaaaaagtaactattttaaagtattatctattatttaattaattttatgagagtagtaagttattattcaccTTATATATCGTGTGGATGTGTTTTGTTGTAAACGGGTCCTGGCTGTTCCAGCAACCTAAGCTATTGTCCATCGATGCGTATATAAGTACTCCATTGTCTGTCATCACTTCAACACTAGATTGGGTTTCTCTGACTTCCGAGGATACAAAGAATGTACCGGAACCGTCGATTAAACCATTTTGAAATAgcgatttattttgtaatgtattGGTATACACCCACGACTCCCTAGTGCTAGCGAATGCatggaaatacaattttcgatCGTTTTTTGTTATAGGACCTAAACAATGACATTTTCGAACATCGGGACATTATATGCTGTATagtcactataataataatgccaaATAAATTACCCAAGGCTAATCCTAGTACTCCATCCATTAAGTCAAAGTTAACtcctttgattttaaaatgagctTTATTTGGATATGGGTAGAAATATGCTTGATCTACCGCCCAACTTTcgtcattttttaaatcgtatacGATAAGTTTATACGCAGTAGTATCAGCTATATAAGCATATGTATTACGGCCCTTTGAATCTCTAATATCGATTTCGATGTTAGTAAACAATGAAACGTCTTTTACCTGCGACGAtggaaatttatatatttctataacattgataatgatacaaaattaaaGACGTCAGTGTATATAACAATTCTTGGACTTAATCATAGAATTCAGACTTACTTAGAACTCTATCGCCATTTTTCaagtcaaatattaaaattttcggAGGGCATATGGAGCGAGCTGTCATCTCAAATTGGTCCAATGTGCCGACATCAACAACCCAAAATCGACCGAGATGGTCAATCTAAATACGTAtggatgaattaattttaatcaattttttattgtttaattcgtATTGTTTACTCACTTTGGTTCTAAATACGGAAACAATCGTGTCGTCGCAATTGACCGTGTCTTCCGAAATAGTGTTAGCCTTCCAATTTGGGTAAGGCGCTAATAATACGGAGTTAGCACGATCCCCTGGAACTATTTCTGCGAGCGATGCAGGATTTCCCGGCTTGATACGAGGAATAGTAACGAATACTCGTTGTTTGGAAGCAGAATTTGAATTCGAacccatattaaaatataattttccttCAGATGTACCTATAGGTCAGAAGAAAAAGTGAAatgtctaaaattatttacatattattatttgcattaatGAGGGCAATGAGGCATTTGTTATGTTTTACAAAgaataatgcattatataattaattattttatgctaataaaaataatcataaaattttttataataaataaataataaacatctaaaatatgtttatagttaCATACGGTTGAatcgtaatattaatagtttcgtAATTCACATAGTCAATTATTTCatgtgatattaaatttaaacattcgtGTCATTAATgtcgttaatataataatatagtcataaaatcaatttttatattaattaaatgtacttaGATAAATACGATGTTCTACTTGTCGGgtttgaattttcattttatacgaaatccataatttattataattataaaaacttttcacGGAACTCGTTGCAACAACCAGTCTCCGAAGGTTTCggggttaattttaaaaagaataatatattcaattttgtgacaaaataataataataatacgataacggtgacagttatttttttttatatgacgaaatagattttttattcataaaataaagatttaaatagaAAGAAATAATGTGATATACCGACGGATTTTGTTACGCACAGGAAATAAGATAAAGcgtacgcatattataatatatataaaaaaagtaaacacatttttttcacgttaatttcaataataatagtgtataatcTGTGTGCATGTTATGACCTGTAATTGATACCCACTGaactaattgtaaaacaaaCGGTTAAAGTGCGAgtgtctataatatagtacggattagtgtttaaaaaaaaattgtatacatttcaaCTACGCTTAAATCAATacaaatgcataaaatatgcatacatgGAAAATATAACCAAAGATTTCGACAAATGGTCTACAGATTGGTAAACAATAATTGAGGGGAGGGGCTTAAGTCTCGcctaagattattttttacttaatgacCTTGTTTAGCGATAAAtgtactgattttaaaataatgactgtgtttttatattttatcccaGCGTGTACACACGTTTtatagtagaaaataataattaacgcatcaattctcaattttgaGGGTGATTTCTACAAGGGTCATAGTAATTCGAACTAGCCGGTACTTTTTGAaggtaaaaattgaaaattatcagTATCTACTATTTTCTCAAGTCCAAatcggtatatatatataatttttttatttgcttgttcttaatatactaataaaatatttttgaaataataaagagataatcgtatatattctatataaattaaaatctgcatataatgtaagaaatatataactacataCTTAATATACTTCAGCCCCCTCCCCTATGTACGGCAATGTAAGATGGTGTCTTGATGCAAGTATATACCTGAAAATACCTATgctaaaatcatataattcacTATATATGAGGTATAAGTGTATTaaacaacatatatattaaattatataaaagtatgtgTACAGTGAACAAATACGCACATTAATGCTTAGAATCATGCCTGTCTGGCGCGAACGCAGGAAAAAATGTTGGggggtttttgaaaaaaatgttcatacatATCATACTATATTCATTTGTAGATcaggtaattaatttttttgttcctGATATTTCAGAGGGGGTTTAAAGTGCTTAAACAGTCCGCGCCTGGTGTCTGCAGAGTGTCGCGTAttgtcttttatattttatgattaaaaacgtgcagcgtatatattattctcacCATGATATTTGTCCACGTCAAGTATGACACAGTTTTCCGGAATGAACTTTCCAGAATTTATGGCTGATTCCCGGTGATTGGGGCTGGCGAATGTGTAGTCAACGTACACCCAGCTGTACTCGACGTTCATCGTCCCTGCGACCGTGCACACGAGGACCGCCGCCATCAACGTCGAAATCAACCCGCTGCCGCCGCAACAGCAACGATATGGCACCATCGTAGTGATTATTTACTACACAAGGAGAGACAATTTAATAAGACGTTATTCGTTAATAATACAGTAGTTTATGTGCCGTACactatcgtatataatataataacgatatgtGTGGGCATAcgagtaggtatatactatattaggtACTGCATGTAGGCGGTACTGCAGCCAAAAATCATTAACACGCCGAACCGGAACGAGAAGAAAAAACAGCAAAACGCGCGaaattacataattgtttatttcgtatttaGGCGACATTTATGAAATAGTTTGCTCGGTTCCCGCAAGCGTTATTCTATGtacgaaaaaataacaatttctgATCCGTTATTGCATGCAAATTCTTAAACGCTGTGTCTTGAAAACTGTCCGACATGTTGGACACAAAGTGTATAGatgctataaataaatataatgtcgcatatgaaaacaaaattagcTTTTGAAGAAACCGCTGAAAAGTGCGGACTCgacttttgt contains the following coding sequences:
- the LOC113555947 gene encoding protein yellow-like isoform X2; the protein is MVPYRCCCGGSGLISTLMAAVLVCTVAGTMNVEYSWVYVDYTFASPNHRESAINSGKFIPENCVILDVDKYHGTSEGKLYFNMGSNSNSASKQRVFVTIPRIKPGNPASLAEIVPGDRANSVLLAPYPNWKANTISEDTVNCDDTIVSVFRTKIDHLGRFWVVDVGTLDQFEMTARSICPPKILIFDLKNGDRVLKIYKFPSSQVKDVSLFTNIEIDIRDSKGRNTYAYIADTTAYKLIVYDLKNDESWAVDQAYFYPYPNKAHFKIKGVNFDLMDGVLGLALGPITKNDRKLYFHAFASTRESWVYTNTLQNKSLFQNGLIDGSGTFFVSSEVRETQSSVEVMTDNGVLIYASMDNSLGCWNSQDPFTTKHIHTIYKSDEDFQFPSGMKIVDDKVWAVSCQLQNHFTTMVTNRKSVKYRVLVGRVDDLIKRTGCDKRSANVDYDTDEFLVESFDDNILHEWRAVPAYTQPWSYSRISRVFEDKNGVKQTPVKSLVLTGNVNVHSHSKPTSLSYDCRMSMVNGQLKNNNCLGKSRRRNRVKRVPGPLR
- the LOC113555947 gene encoding protein yellow-like isoform X1, coding for MVPYRCCCGGSGLISTLMAAVLVCTVAGTMNVEYSWVYVDYTFASPNHRESAINSGKFIPENCVILDVDKYHGTSEGKLYFNMGSNSNSASKQRVFVTIPRIKPGNPASLAEIVPGDRANSVLLAPYPNWKANTISEDTVNCDDTIVSVFRTKIDHLGRFWVVDVGTLDQFEMTARSICPPKILIFDLKNGDRVLKIYKFPSSQVKDVSLFTNIEIDIRDSKGRNTYAYIADTTAYKLIVYDLKNDESWAVDQAYFYPYPNKAHFKIKGVNFDLMDGVLGLALGPITKNDRKLYFHAFASTRESWVYTNTLQNKSLFQNGLIDGSGTFFVSSEVRETQSSVEVMTDNGVLIYASMDNSLGCWNSQDPFTTKHIHTIYKSDEDFQFPSGMKIVDDKVWAVSCQLQNHFTTMVTNRKSVKYRVLVGRVDDLIKRTGCDKRSANVDLKLQSNVQNLDPTKDRLVFSN